From one Chloroflexota bacterium genomic stretch:
- a CDS encoding NADP-dependent isocitrate dehydrogenase, translated as MGYTIIEVPEGGAKITKPGDKLIVPDNPIIPFIEGDGTGRDIWRAASRVFDAAVEKAYKGKRKIYWMEVYAGEKAYHKFGEWLPEETIKAFREFIVGIKGPLTTPIGGGIRSLNVALRKHLDLYVCQRPVKYVDGVPSPVKHPEYVDMVIFRENTEDIYTGIEFQMGTPEWEKFMRIFKENFPEEYAKMRFPNTAGIGIKPVSKEGTERLVRAAIKWALANGRKRLSLVHKGNIMKYTEGAFRNWGYALAKREFRNEIVTERESWILGNKEKNPNLSDEENARMIEPGFEMLAPDKKQEVIQEVKDALKLWPTHGDGKWKSKLLIKDTIADIVFQQTITRAREFDVLATMNLNGDYLSDALAAQIGGMGIAPGANINYDTGHAIFEATHGTAPKYADLDKVNPGSVILSGEMMFRYMGWDEAADLIWKGITGAVKAKTVTYDFHRLMEGATLLKCSEFGEAIVQHMDD; from the coding sequence ATGGGTTACACGATTATCGAAGTGCCGGAAGGCGGTGCCAAAATCACCAAGCCGGGGGACAAGCTGATTGTTCCCGACAATCCCATCATTCCCTTCATCGAGGGCGACGGTACGGGGCGCGACATCTGGCGCGCCGCGTCGCGCGTGTTCGATGCCGCGGTCGAAAAGGCCTACAAGGGCAAGCGCAAGATCTACTGGATGGAAGTGTATGCCGGTGAAAAGGCGTACCACAAGTTTGGCGAATGGCTGCCGGAAGAGACGATTAAGGCCTTCCGGGAGTTCATCGTGGGCATCAAAGGCCCGTTGACCACGCCTATCGGCGGCGGTATCCGCTCGCTTAACGTTGCCTTGCGTAAGCACCTGGACCTGTATGTGTGCCAGCGTCCGGTGAAATACGTGGATGGTGTGCCTTCCCCGGTGAAGCACCCCGAGTATGTGGATATGGTGATCTTCCGCGAGAACACGGAAGACATTTACACCGGCATCGAGTTCCAGATGGGCACGCCGGAATGGGAAAAGTTCATGAGGATCTTCAAGGAGAACTTCCCTGAAGAGTATGCCAAGATGCGCTTCCCCAACACGGCGGGCATTGGCATCAAGCCGGTCTCCAAGGAAGGCACCGAGCGTCTGGTGCGTGCGGCGATCAAGTGGGCGTTGGCGAATGGCCGCAAGCGCCTCAGCCTGGTGCACAAGGGCAACATCATGAAGTACACGGAAGGCGCTTTCCGCAACTGGGGCTATGCCCTTGCCAAGCGCGAATTCCGCAACGAAATTGTGACCGAGCGCGAATCGTGGATTTTGGGCAACAAGGAAAAGAACCCCAACCTGAGCGACGAAGAAAACGCCCGCATGATTGAACCCGGCTTCGAGATGCTGGCCCCCGACAAGAAACAGGAAGTCATTCAGGAAGTGAAAGATGCCCTGAAACTGTGGCCGACCCACGGCGATGGCAAGTGGAAGAGCAAGCTGCTCATCAAAGACACGATTGCCGACATCGTCTTCCAGCAGACGATTACCCGCGCGCGCGAGTTTGACGTCCTGGCGACGATGAACCTGAACGGCGACTACCTCTCCGATGCCCTGGCTGCCCAAATCGGCGGGATGGGCATTGCGCCGGGCGCGAACATCAACTACGACACCGGCCACGCGATTTTCGAGGCCACCCACGGCACCGCGCCCAAGTATGCCGACCTGGACAAGGTCAACCCCGGCTCGGTCATCCTCTCCGGCGAAATGATGTTCCGCTACATGGGCTGGGACGAGGCCGCTGACCTGATCTGGAAGGGCATCACCGGCGCCGTCAAGGCCAAGACCGTGACCTACGATTTCCACCGCCTGATGGAAGGCGCGACCCTGCTGAAGTGCTCGGAATTTGGTGAAGCCATCGTCCAGCACATGGACGACTGA
- the sdhC gene encoding succinate dehydrogenase, cytochrome b556 subunit: MDFARTILFVRRSRMSFKTTREGYVKYQGLGNWAFVLHRLTGLGVILFLIIHVSDTALVYFKPEWYVHAVDLYRLPIFGLGEILLVLSVIYHGLNGLRVIYFDMVNPEMWSIEVNRKSVIWTWIITMVLWLPSAWIMASHILEHMGG, encoded by the coding sequence ATGGATTTTGCCCGCACGATCCTTTTTGTGAGGAGGTCTCGTATGTCCTTCAAAACCACGCGTGAGGGCTACGTCAAGTACCAGGGGTTAGGCAATTGGGCCTTCGTGCTCCATCGTCTGACAGGCTTAGGCGTAATCCTCTTCCTCATTATCCACGTTTCCGATACAGCGTTGGTGTATTTCAAGCCCGAGTGGTATGTCCATGCGGTAGATCTCTACCGTCTGCCCATTTTTGGCCTGGGTGAGATTTTGTTGGTGCTCTCGGTCATCTATCATGGCTTGAATGGGCTGCGGGTGATCTATTTTGATATGGTGAACCCGGAGATGTGGAGCATTGAGGTCAACCGCAAATCGGTGATCTGGACGTGGATCATTACGATGGTGCTGTGGCTCCCGTCGGCCTGGATCATGGCCAGCCATATTCTGGAACACATGGGCGGCTGA